The Cryptococcus depauperatus CBS 7841 chromosome 3, complete sequence nucleotide sequence AAAATTAGAAATGAGTATCAACGGTAAGATCTGCACCAATACTTTAATTACGCTATGCGGTTTTTCTCGTATGCTCACAATCCACAGCATGACAATCAATCCACCAAAGTAGTTCCCAAGTGCCCAGTACGGGGTATAAAGAGGTCCTGATGATCCTATACTACTCCAATCAAAACTAAAATCCATTATGCCTAGCCCTTGGTACGCGCTGCCGAGCGTTCTCATCCACCACGATCTATTTTCAATCATACATAGCACCGAAACGCTTGTTAGAGTCggaaaaagcaaaaagggGAAAAACTGATAAACAAATATACCTAAGAAAACGATTGCGAATACTCGAAAACGCGCTCGCGTGATGATCCTCTGCgcgatggaaagagaggcagaagatgaagaatagAGGGTTGTAAACAACTGAACAGTCACCAATGTTGAAGGCCAGTACATTGTTGGAGGCGAAACAAGTAAATTTTGCAGCATACCTACACCAAGTTTTAGCATTAAACGAAAGTACATGAGAAACGACTTGCCGGCAAGGCCGAAGCCAATACACTGGGTTGTGAGAAGTAGAATGATGGAAGGGATGGCTGACAACGGCGTACCGTAATACAAATCCATGATTGCTATGATATCGGCTGCAtatgctgctgatgctcCAGAAGACGACAATACGCTACCTTGTCAGCCCTTTTCAGAGTCGATAAACATACCTTACAAGGATGGCTTCCTTAATACTGAATTTTCCAGGATTCATCTTCCACCCAAaaactttcttctctctaGGGATAAGCTTTTCACTAGCCAATACATGTCCCAAGGGGTATGTAGCTAAAATGACAAAATacgaagagaatgaaggagCGTTGGACTTGAAATAGAACACCTGGGATGCGCATGCTCCTAATATGCAAAACATTGACCCAAGGAGCAAGACACGAAGTGTGAGAGTAGGAAGTGATGGATCATCAGTTGTTGGTACTGTCTATGTATCGTCAGCGATTGATTTTCCAACCGTCGCAAGTTAAGAATAGAATCTTACTCGCGCTATGAGAGCCTCCACCTTCCCACCTTTCCCTACAACTTCTTCGTCTACTTCTACGTTTTGAGTCCATTGACTATAGCCGATAGCCGCATCGTCGTCATGGCCCTCACTATTCTTGAGGTTCACCTGCGGAATCAAGAGTCTTGCTTCTTCGTGATCATCAATATCAGTAACACCTGATATGCCCTCGTTATATGAGTTGGTCACGGAGGAACTTGATAAGTCGAGGCGGGGCAGTTCAAAAGCTTCTGCTTCGGACGGATTGATGTGCGACCTGGCGCCTACCATCCCACCACTCCTGAAAGCTAAGATCTAGTATGCTTCAGCAGAGGGTAATGTGTGCTTGTAAACGGACCATACTAAACTCCAAAAGAGAGCTTCTCGCTCTGCCGTAACAAGTTAAAATAAGTGCATtaacaaaaaaagaatTTCTAAAAAAACGCGTTATAAAAGCAATATCTACGCGTATGCACGCGCCTAGCATTTCTGCCACTGTCCCGATCTAGTTGTTCTGATCAAATTACGTAAACTAGCCACGTAAGTGCTGCACGCACTCGCGTTCATCTTTAAGATATAGTACTCAATTTGTGCTTTTCAAACTCTATCTTTGTCATTATGGTAGGTGATGGGTATAAAGCAGAAGGCGATTTGGCTGACATGACTGTAAGGCTCGACGTTATGATAGTAAGCATCGGTCGATGGGTTAAAGAGTTTTACTAATTTGTTGGCAGGCCGAACAACCATCTTCTCGCCAGAAGGTGAGCCTCTCAGTATACTTGAGAAACCAGTACTGACATAAGAATAAAGGGCGTCTCTACCAGGGTTCGCTGTTTGCTTGAAAGTAGGGCTTGACTGATTGTGATGGTAGTTGAATATGCCATGGAAGCCATCTCTCATGCCGGTACGGTCCTTGCTGTGCTTTCCAAGGAAGGAATAGCTATGGCTGCCGAAAAAGTATAATATCTTCTAGCTAAGGAAAGCTTTTGTTGACATAGTACAGAAAGTGACAGGCAAACTTTTGGACTTGTCTTTGGCACCTGGAGCTGGTGTCGGTGGAGAGGGGCAAGAGGCATGGATGGGTGGTGGAGGCGAAAAGATTTTTCTGCTTAACAAGTGATTGAGTCACTGTCTACTCTTGTCTCCCTTGTGCTGAAATTTATTGCAGCAACATCCTTACTGGCCTTGCTGGTATCACTTCTGACGCCAATTCTCTTGTAAATTTCGCTCGAAATAGTGCACAGAGACACCTCTTTTCTTATGATGAAGACATTCCAGTGGAGATGCTTGTGCAAAGACTGTGTGATATGAAGCAGGGATATACGCAATTTGGAGGTCTTCGGCCATTTGGCGTCGCCCTTTTATATGTTGGATGGGATCCTCTTTACGGTTTTCAGCTTTACCAATCAGATCCCTCTGGTAATTATTCTGGATGGAAAGCTACATGTATTGGGGCGAACCACTCATCGGCCACCAGCTTATTGAAGCAGGACTACAAGGATGATTTGAGTTTGGAAGACGCAAAGACCCTTTGTTTGAAGGTGATGAGCAAGACAATGGACTCTACCAAACTGAGCAGTGAAAAATGTACGTTTACTTTTCAAAGAATGGTAGCCAAACTGAGACATCGTCCAGTGGAGTTTGCGACTATGACCCTTGATTCTGAGGAGAAACAGCCATTAGCCAAGATCTATCGAGCTTCTGAACTAGAtgagcttcttcaaaagctggAGTTGGGCGGCACCAAGGAAGATATAGCTGAGGGGTCTGGAGGTGGTGGCGGCGGGGAGTCTCATGTAGCAATTAGCACATGAGTATAGGAATTGTTTACCGAAATGAACGAATGTCCATAATTGAACGATGACGTAATGTCATAATGTGTCGTTATAGTACATAAATATAcaatttttttcttttctatcgTATTTCTGAACCCTGTACCATCGCCATTTCCTCCccatcaagctcatcaacaatggcTTGCTCAGGAGGAGGTCCGTCTGTTCGAAAACCCAGCACGCTTGGCACAGTCAAGGACTTTTTAACTATTGGCTCCTCTGTTGCCAAATGTCTTCGTTCATCACTTGTCACATCATATCCCTGTTGTTCTTCTGCGGCTCTTTGCGCAGCCTCATGCGCGGCATCAGCTTCAAGATCCGCCACTGTAAGAGAGCTCTTTCGGCTCTGTTCAGGGCTGTCAATCATTCTGCACTCCGGATTTGGGTCTAAAGGTAAGATGGGTAAACTACTCTCCCTAGCAATATCCAATATCTTTCGCAAAtatttgttttcttcttcgaGGCGTTGaatctccatctctctctctaGCGCCCAATCACTTTGTCCTTCTGTGCCAGCATAACCACCTGATGAGCCTGGGAGAAATCCTGGAAAACGAGCTGGTTTAAGAGGTGGTTGAGGAATAGATTGTACAGAGGCTGAGGGGAGagatttggaagaattAGAGTCACTGTCAAAATGAACGCCGTCTCTACTGTCATCTGAAACGTGTCCGCGTATTAATTCGGGAAGAATGGCGGCTAGATCAAAGTCGGAATCTGGCTGTTCACCTTGTAGGGACCTCAGTGCAGATCTCAATAGAGTTGAGAGACGATTGAGGAGTAATGAGAGAGAGGTAGAGTCGTGAAGCTGGGCAGAGGAGTGAGCTGTTTGAATAGTTTGAAGGAGTGATGTGTAGTACgaatgaagagagagatcATGTTGCTGAGATGAATACTATGATGGCATGTTAAAATCATCATTGCCGATGCAAACCCAACATACAGCCACGCCTCGAAACTTGCTCATTACTGTCTCCAATGTCTGCTCatattctttcaaaagtgCATTTGCCTGCTTGTTTTCGTATTGTAATTGTTGGTTTTCTAGAACAAGATGCGAAGAAAATGCTTCTAATTCACTCTGAAATTCCTCTATGATAACATTAGGAAAGTATTCCTTCGTATAGGACCACCAACCATTCGAGATGTCGAGATTGAAACGCCGTAATGGAAATCCTGTACCAGCATGTACTGCCTGGCCTTTTACGTTCTCTGCCCTTGCTTGTAGCTGGGTGACGAGGGCTCTGTTGTTACTGAGTTGCTCTACAATTCATATAATATTAATTGTGGCCACATAGTACACAAATAAACCCACCAGATAGCTCTCCAACCAGAGACCATAGTCTAAGCAGCTCCTCTTCAATGTCCATCAACTGGCGAGCCATTATATGAGACAGGGATGATTTTTGTAATTGATAACTTATTAATTCGACTAATTGTCGACAATGGCTGTGATAGTAACGTTAAATGGAGGCTTAATTAATTAACAGTACGTAATAAACATCTAtgtttttgcttttgctcttttgaaTACGACTTTCGATTCAACATTATCAATTGTATTActacaaaaacaacattAACACTATGGTATGTACAGTCGGAATAATCGAGATGAGCTCATCGCCATATATAGGGTGTCCCAGCACTGTTCAGATGGCTGTCAAAAAAGTATCCAAAAATTGTAACCCGAGTCAAAGAAGACTTTCCGAAAAAAGTCAGGGGATCGGATGGAGAGTTAATGGAAGAACCTATAAGATATGAGAATCCCAACCCTAATGGGTTTGAGGTGGACAACTTGTACCGCACGTTTTGAATCGCATTATAAAAGGAAACAAAGCTAAGCGGCGTATAGTGGACATGAATGGTATTGTGCATCCATGTACGCATCCAGAAGGAAAACCGGCGCCAGagacagaagaagaaatgatgGTGGAGATTTTCAAATATACAGAGAGAGTAGTCAACATGTGCAGGCCTAGAAAAGTTTTGATGCTGGCTATCGGTAAGCTATCTACTTTTTGTGTTTCTAGCTTGTGTTGACAATCACAGATGGTGTCGCTCCAAGAGCAAAAATGAATCAGCAAAGATCCCGTCGGTTTAGAGCCGCACAAGAAGCCGcagataaagaagaagagcaccGTGAGGCTATCAAGCTTTTCGAAGCCATGGGCCACCCCGTATCAGAAGAGACTGCAAACAAAAAGGGTTGGGATACCAATGCCATCACACCCGGCACACCATTTATGACTTTGCTATCAATCTCTCTCAAATACTGGGTCTCTCATAAGCTTACAACAGATCCTGGATGGAAAAATCTTAAAATCATCCTGTCGGACTCTTCCGTCCCTGGTGAAGGTGAACACAAGATTATGGATTGGATCCGTCGACAGAGAAGTTATCCTACATGGGATGCCAATACATCGCACATTATCTATGGTCTTGATGCCGACTTGATCATGCTTTCACTCGCTACACACGAACCTCATTTCCGCGTTCTGAGAGAAGATGTTTTTGCACAAAGTTCCAAGGGTCCTCAACCATGTAGAAACTGCGGTAAGCCGGGACATCTCTCTGCAAATTGCAAGAGTGAgaagaaagtcaaagatCCCAACGTGGTTGAGGTGTCTAAACCCGAAGATCCAAAGcctttcatctttcttgatgttgCTTGTCTGAGAGAGTACCTTGCCATTGAATTGAATGTCTCTCATGTTCCATTTCCCTTCGATCTTGAGCTTGCGATCGACGACTGGATCTTCATGATTTTCTTTGTTGGGAACGACTTTTTGCCTCATTTGCCCAGCTTAGAGATTCGTGAAGGTGCCATTGATGTTCTTTTAAAGATTTGGCGGGCAGAGCTGCCGAGGATGGGAGGATATGTTACTAACCACGGCAAAGTCAATCTTGAACGAGCTCAAGTAATACTTGAAGGTCTAGCCAAATCGGAAGATGAGATTttccaaaagagaaaacagGACGAAGAGCGACAAGAACATTCTCAAAAACGACGAAGAATTGATGAACACAAGCGTCAGGATGACGAAGAGGCTCGAGAGAAAGGTGTCATGAATGTGAATGGAACAGAGTATGTTGCGGTCAGCAATCCCGCCGCTACGGCTCGCGGTGGTGCtctccatccttctctccCCACTCGTCCAAGTTTTGACCTTGTGCCCAAAAATGAGGTCGAGAAGACTCAAAGTAACAATGAAGACGACAAAGTCAAGCGCGCTATGGCAGGAAGTAATTCCGACATTGTCAAGAACAGAAGGGCTATTCGAATGGCAAATATGAGTGCTGCACAAGCCCTCAAGGCTGAGTTGGATGGTGATCTGAACGATACAGAGGTTAATTTGGACCAAGACgaagaagccaaagaacaaaagggAACAGATCAAGACAAGAGTAGTATTTCTCTTAAACAAACACAGAGTGATGGAGAGGAGCGAGCAATCAAGCAAGAAACACAAGAAAAACGAAGCAATCCAGAAGATGTTGTTAATTCAATGCCTGTATTTATCAATGAAAATAAAAGTCAGAAAGAAGTCCCGGAGGACGAGTCCGTCGTTGCAGATGTAGATACAAACACTGAGAATGCTGCCATagatggcgaagaagaCTCCACCATAATACCGCATAAACGCAAAAGGAGTGAAGATGCTGAGGAgaatgacgatgaagataaTGATGCTGAGGTTCCTCTTAATTCTGAGGATCAACCAGACTCCAAGAAGAAACTTAAGGTGAACGCTGACGGCACAGTCGACTATACTGACGACGTGAGGCTGTGGGAGCCAGGATATAGAGAAAGGTATTATGAGAAAAAATTCGGAGTTGATCTAGGCAACAGAGAGTTCTTGGACAGGTATGAGACATGCCATACACAAAGACCCTGCTTATGTTCTTTTCCAGCATCACCAAAGCTTATATGGAAGGTCTTTGCTGGGTGCTTGAGTATTATTACCAAGGCGTACCTGCATGGGATTGGTATTATCCCTACCATTATGCTCCGTTTGCGCAAGATTTCCAGAACGTTGGATCGATGGAAATCAGCTTTGAGATCAGTATGCCGTTCAAACCATTTGCTCAGCTTTTGGGAGTTTTCCCTGCGGCTTCGTGAGTGATCTGTTATGTTAAGGTTGCTTACTGAACGTTGGTGTAGTCGCATTCATCTTCCTGAGCCCCTCCAGACCTTGATGATTAACGAAGACTCCCCCATCCTTGATTTCTACCCCCCTGACTTTGAAATTGATATG carries:
- a CDS encoding 5'-3' exoribonuclease 2, giving the protein MGVPALFRWLSKKYPKIVTRVKEDFPKKVRGSDGELMEEPIRYENPNPNGFEVDNLYLDMNGIVHPCTHPEGKPAPETEEEMMVEIFKYTERVVNMCRPRKVLMLAIDGVAPRAKMNQQRSRRFRAAQEAADKEEEHREAIKLFEAMGHPVSEETANKKGWDTNAITPGTPFMTLLSISLKYWVSHKLTTDPGWKNLKIILSDSSVPGEGEHKIMDWIRRQRSYPTWDANTSHIIYGLDADLIMLSLATHEPHFRVLREDVFAQSSKGPQPCRNCGKPGHLSANCKSEKKVKDPNVVEVSKPEDPKPFIFLDVACLREYLAIELNVSHVPFPFDLELAIDDWIFMIFFVGNDFLPHLPSLEIREGAIDVLLKIWRAELPRMGGYVTNHGKVNLERAQVILEGLAKSEDEIFQKRKQDEERQEHSQKRRRIDEHKRQDDEEAREKGVMNVNGTEYVAVSNPAATARGGALHPSLPTRPSFDLVPKNEVEKTQSNNEDDKVKRAMAGSNSDIVKNRRAIRMANMSAAQALKAELDGDLNDTEVNLDQDEEAKEQKGTDQDKSSISLKQTQSDGEERAIKQETQEKRSNPEDVVNSMPVFINENKSQKEVPEDESVVADVDTNTENAAIDGEEDSTIIPHKRKRSEDAEENDDEDNDAEVPLNSEDQPDSKKKLKVNADGTVDYTDDVRLWEPGYRERYYEKKFGVDLGNREFLDSITKAYMEGLCWVLEYYYQGVPAWDWYYPYHYAPFAQDFQNVGSMEISFEISMPFKPFAQLLGVFPAASRIHLPEPLQTLMINEDSPILDFYPPDFEIDMNGKKMAWQGVALLPFIDQNRLLDALKSKEDELSDDEKRRNTWGDNLMFVANDNTLFDVFCDKLYGLRAKDVTKPVPIDPSTSMGMSGAVLPDPNCVPSSSFDTPLPTIPECPDLNPNDSISVRYYFPRQASPHRSILLRGYESEPPRLTESDKDWVRRGGQGGRRGPRHSGADGTSSKQPSGGPGVARGRYESGPGRSSHGYTPPSGRQVYSNTSSSSYGYSTPHSMPLPPRPPVPVYGGGSYSYGNANPYAAAPPNASSYAGYSGSTSYTSNGVYGHGNNGQKAPYPPANPYAAAQPSAYGVQRAGGGYGYGAPPRGSEGAYNPYGNGTYQPRNGPPPRRY